A DNA window from Oncorhynchus tshawytscha isolate Ot180627B linkage group LG13, Otsh_v2.0, whole genome shotgun sequence contains the following coding sequences:
- the LOC112236432 gene encoding uncharacterized protein LOC112236432, whose product MDLRIFFSVLSIVYSGIVQTVTSAPMGKETAVATPAPPVPVRHIRNKRCSCATFLDKECVYFCHLDIIWVNTPERVVSYGLGNASRKKRAIKDPEVSQQDPRCQCVSEDDGTCIRFCQLENHLRYGTAAMIRRVPDTVIRPVPDTVIRPVPDTVIRPVPDTVIRPVPDTVIRPVPDTVIRSVPDTVIRRVPDTVIRPTLAEYAWRRQCKLKLAAKTSRIQRVKHRDHKAVRPSALRATVKACLLLEKWMVKQRHKPREGR is encoded by the exons CTGGAATTGTACAAACAG TTACATCTGCCCCTATGGGAAAAGAAACAGCGGTAGCCACCCCAGCCCCCCCGGTGCCAGTGCGCCACATCAGGAACAAGCGATGCTCCTGCGCAACGTTCCTAGACAAGGAGTGCGTTTACTTCTGTCATCTGGACATCATATGGGTCAACACGCCTGA GCGCGTGGTTTCCTACGGACTGGGCAACGCATCTAGAAAGAAGCGCGCAATCAAGGATCCCGAGGTCTCCCAACAGGACCCTCGATGTCAGTGCGTCAGCGAAGATGACGGCACGTGTATAAGATTCTGTCAGCTGGAAAATCACCTCAG ATACGGGACAGCAGCAATGATCCGTCGCGTGCCAGACACCGTGATCCGTCCCGTGCCAGACACCGTGATCCGTCCCGTGCCAGACACCGTGATCCGTCCCGTGCCAGACACCGTGATCCGTCCCGTGCCAGACACCGTGATCCGTCCCGTGCCAGACACCGTGATCCGTTCCGTGCCAGACACCGTGATCCGTCGCGTGCCAGACACCGTGATCCGTCCCACCCTTGCTGAGTATGCTTGGAGGCGGCAGTGCAAACTCAAGCTGGCAGCCAAAACGTCTAGGATTCAAAG gGTGAAACACAGAGACCACAAAGCAGTTCGCCCCTCAGCTCTAAGGGCCACAGTGAAAGCTTGCCTGCTGCTGGAGAAGTGGATGGTGAAACAACGACACAAGCCAAGAGAagggagatga